A genomic segment from Pectinophora gossypiella chromosome 3, ilPecGoss1.1, whole genome shotgun sequence encodes:
- the LOC126381215 gene encoding dynein axonemal light chain 1-like isoform X1, translating into MSLKPTTCKEAIARWEKGKDEKASEAKVVELQFQWPPIEKMDAALSTLVNCEKLSLSTNMIDKIAGIAGMKRLKILALGRNNIKSLAGIETVADSLEQLWISYNEIDKLKGIGALKNLQVFYMSNNLVKDWIEINRLQELPKLWDVVLLGNPIYDSLPDVDAVRAEISKRVPQITKLDGIPIIKL; encoded by the exons ATGTCACTAAAGCCTACCACTTGCAAGGAAGCCATAGCACGATGGGAGAAGGGTAAGGATGAAAAGGCATCAGAGGCCAAAGTAGTAGAGTTGCAGTTCCAGTGGCCTCCGATTGAAAAGATGGACGCGGCTCTTTCCACACTAGTTAATTGCGA aaagCTAAGCCTCTCTACTAACATGATTGACAAAATAGCCGGCATAGCTGGTATGAAAAGACTGAAGATATTAGCTTTAGGACGAAATAATATCAAATCTCTAGCTGGGATC GAAACAGTAGCTGACAGTCTAGAGCAGTTGTGGATCAGTTACAATGAAATCGATAAATTGAAAGGAATTGGCGCATTAAAAAACCTTCAAGTGTTCTATATGTCCAACAACCTCGTAAAAGATTGGATCGAGATAAATAGGTTGCAG GAATTACCGAAGCTTTGGGATGTGGTTCTCTTGGGCAACCCAATATACGACAGCTTACCAGACGTAGACGCCGTGCGAGCAGAGATCTCCAAGCGTGTGCCACAGATCACCAAGCTAGACGGAATCCCTATAATCAAGCtctaa
- the LOC126381215 gene encoding dynein axonemal light chain 1-like isoform X2, with protein sequence MSFWSLINSKLNVTKAYHLQGSHSTMGEGKLSLSTNMIDKIAGIAGMKRLKILALGRNNIKSLAGIETVADSLEQLWISYNEIDKLKGIGALKNLQVFYMSNNLVKDWIEINRLQELPKLWDVVLLGNPIYDSLPDVDAVRAEISKRVPQITKLDGIPIIKL encoded by the exons ATGTCGTTTTggtcattaattaattctaaATTAAATGTCACTAAAGCCTACCACTTGCAAGGAAGCCATAGCACGATGGGAGAAGG aaagCTAAGCCTCTCTACTAACATGATTGACAAAATAGCCGGCATAGCTGGTATGAAAAGACTGAAGATATTAGCTTTAGGACGAAATAATATCAAATCTCTAGCTGGGATC GAAACAGTAGCTGACAGTCTAGAGCAGTTGTGGATCAGTTACAATGAAATCGATAAATTGAAAGGAATTGGCGCATTAAAAAACCTTCAAGTGTTCTATATGTCCAACAACCTCGTAAAAGATTGGATCGAGATAAATAGGTTGCAG GAATTACCGAAGCTTTGGGATGTGGTTCTCTTGGGCAACCCAATATACGACAGCTTACCAGACGTAGACGCCGTGCGAGCAGAGATCTCCAAGCGTGTGCCACAGATCACCAAGCTAGACGGAATCCCTATAATCAAGCtctaa